One window from the genome of Echinicola vietnamensis DSM 17526 encodes:
- a CDS encoding outer membrane beta-barrel protein produces MKKLLLLGLFAMTVTFAQAQSEGDIRLQIGGDYGFDTEFFGLNFGGEYLITDKISAAPNFTIYFPEGGNASTLNIDARYYFTRDILQWYGLVGFTNNWWSAEFMGVKAKESRAGANIGVGGVLKFTDNLAFNPELKYQAQNDGQAVFRFGLVYFLP; encoded by the coding sequence ATGAAAAAACTATTATTATTAGGACTGTTTGCCATGACAGTCACTTTCGCACAAGCCCAAAGTGAGGGCGACATCAGACTGCAAATTGGCGGTGATTATGGATTTGACACGGAGTTCTTTGGTCTCAACTTTGGAGGAGAATACCTTATTACCGATAAAATTTCAGCCGCTCCGAACTTTACGATTTACTTCCCAGAAGGAGGAAATGCCAGCACCTTGAACATTGATGCCCGGTACTATTTTACCAGAGACATTCTTCAGTGGTATGGCCTTGTCGGCTTTACAAACAATTGGTGGTCAGCAGAATTTATGGGAGTAAAGGCAAAAGAAAGCAGGGCCGGTGCCAATATTGGCGTGGGTGGAGTATTAAAATTCACCGACAACTTGGCCTTTAATCCGGAGTTAAAATATCAGGCCCAAAATGACGGACAAGCGGTATTCCGTTTTGGACTGGTTTATTTCTTGCCGTAA
- the murQ gene encoding N-acetylmuramic acid 6-phosphate etherase, translating to MKTTESSSHYDNLENMSIAELISNMNKEDQTVPVAVSKALPAIEKLIEKIVDRMAQGGRLFYIGAGTSGRLGILDASECPPTYGVSHDMVIGLIAGGDTAIRKAVERAEDDPDQSWQDLKANGIQELDTVIGIAASGTTPYVIGGVKTAREKGLLTGCITCNEGSPLAKVAEYPVEVVVGPEFVTGSTRMKSGTAQKLVLNMISTSVMIKLGKVKGNKMVNMQLSNQKLVERGTRMIMEATGLAEEQAKERLLKFGSVKDALDDWKQE from the coding sequence ATGAAAACTACCGAGAGCAGTTCGCATTACGACAATTTGGAAAACATGAGCATAGCTGAGCTCATTTCCAATATGAACAAAGAGGACCAGACCGTTCCTGTGGCCGTAAGTAAAGCCTTACCGGCAATAGAGAAGTTAATCGAGAAGATCGTAGATCGTATGGCTCAGGGAGGTAGGTTGTTCTATATTGGTGCCGGCACAAGTGGCAGGTTGGGGATTTTGGATGCTTCCGAATGCCCGCCGACCTATGGCGTGTCGCATGATATGGTGATTGGCTTGATTGCCGGTGGAGATACAGCCATTAGGAAAGCAGTGGAGCGGGCAGAGGATGATCCTGACCAATCGTGGCAAGATTTAAAGGCCAACGGCATCCAGGAATTGGATACGGTGATTGGGATTGCGGCTTCCGGTACTACACCTTATGTCATCGGCGGGGTCAAGACGGCCCGAGAAAAAGGTCTGCTTACCGGTTGTATTACCTGTAACGAAGGATCGCCACTGGCCAAAGTGGCCGAATACCCAGTGGAAGTGGTCGTGGGACCGGAATTTGTGACCGGAAGTACGCGGATGAAATCCGGGACAGCACAAAAGTTGGTGCTCAATATGATCTCTACTTCTGTTATGATCAAACTCGGTAAAGTGAAGGGCAATAAGATGGTCAATATGCAGCTGTCCAACCAAAAATTAGTAGAACGGGGCACGCGAATGATCATGGAAGCTACGGGCCTAGCGGAAGAGCAGGCCAAAGAAAGGTTGCTGAAGTTCGGTTCGGTAAAGGATGCTTTGGATGATTGGAAACAGGAATAA
- a CDS encoding cytochrome b5 domain-containing protein: MRTYTRQQLALRNGQDRPEIWVAFEGYIYDVSNSRLWKNGKHYEHWAGQDLTAELQDAPHTANVFDKFEPIGQLEDR, translated from the coding sequence ATGAGAACTTATACAAGGCAGCAGCTGGCACTGCGCAATGGCCAGGATCGTCCAGAGATTTGGGTAGCTTTTGAGGGGTATATCTATGATGTTTCCAATTCCAGGCTTTGGAAAAACGGCAAGCATTACGAGCATTGGGCGGGGCAGGACTTGACGGCAGAATTGCAGGATGCACCACATACGGCAAATGTTTTTGATAAATTTGAACCTATTGGTCAATTAGAAGATAGATGA
- a CDS encoding formimidoylglutamase yields MDLKLFFDPIPESITQQQYAHNSFFKHINYHGELFPDLNGVQVAIIGLEESRGATDPISIDTAVQEVRRKLFQLKRGLSHYKIADLGNLRNGVDLKETYIRIKTVGEELMQQQILPIFIGGTHDLDVGQYLSYEGMKKLVSMLTVDAKIDMDDEGAPFEVHSQDIILHQPNFLFNYTQLAYQSFLTDRDLVNVMEKLYFDHVRLGQLRDNFKEVEPLIRNADLLSFDICAIQSADAPGACDAQPFGLTAEEACQIAWFAGMNEKLSSIGIYGYQPSYDDRRFKTASVIATMVWYFIEGFYHRKDSLSFKSNDYTKYTVSLDSKPSTIVFYKSKLSAKWWMEVPQTSKEKFERDTIIPCSYQDYQTAQRGEVPDRWVNAQLKLF; encoded by the coding sequence ATGGACCTTAAGTTATTCTTTGACCCGATCCCGGAATCGATTACGCAGCAGCAGTATGCGCATAATTCTTTTTTTAAGCACATCAACTATCATGGTGAACTGTTTCCGGATCTCAATGGGGTTCAGGTGGCCATCATTGGCTTGGAAGAGTCGAGAGGGGCTACTGATCCAATTTCAATCGATACAGCCGTGCAAGAAGTACGCAGGAAGCTGTTTCAGTTGAAGCGTGGCTTGTCCCATTATAAAATTGCCGATTTGGGAAACCTTCGAAATGGCGTGGACCTTAAGGAAACCTATATCCGTATCAAAACCGTAGGTGAGGAGTTGATGCAGCAGCAGATACTGCCCATTTTTATTGGGGGCACACATGATTTGGATGTAGGGCAGTACCTTTCTTATGAGGGTATGAAAAAATTGGTCAGCATGCTGACGGTGGATGCTAAAATTGACATGGATGATGAAGGGGCTCCCTTTGAAGTGCATTCGCAAGATATTATCCTGCATCAGCCGAATTTCCTGTTTAACTATACCCAGTTGGCCTATCAGAGTTTTTTGACTGACCGGGACCTAGTGAATGTCATGGAAAAATTGTATTTTGATCATGTCAGACTGGGACAGCTAAGGGATAATTTTAAGGAAGTAGAGCCACTTATCCGTAATGCTGACCTGCTGAGTTTTGACATTTGTGCCATCCAATCAGCAGATGCCCCCGGCGCCTGTGATGCCCAACCATTTGGCCTGACGGCAGAAGAGGCCTGTCAGATTGCGTGGTTTGCGGGGATGAATGAGAAGCTCAGCTCTATTGGGATTTATGGATACCAACCGTCTTATGACGACAGGCGTTTTAAGACGGCCTCCGTTATCGCGACCATGGTTTGGTATTTTATCGAAGGGTTTTATCACCGTAAGGACAGTCTGTCCTTCAAGAGTAATGATTATACCAAATATACGGTTTCGCTGGATTCCAAGCCATCGACGATTGTGTTTTACAAGAGCAAGTTGAGTGCAAAATGGTGGATGGAGGTGCCCCAGACGAGCAAGGAGAAGTTTGAGCGGGATACCATCATACCTTGCAGCTACCAAGACTATCAAACGGCCCAAAGGGGTGAAGTTCCGGACCGTTGGGTAAATGCCCAGTTAAAGCTTTTTTGA
- the nqrF gene encoding NADH:ubiquinone reductase (Na(+)-transporting) subunit F, which produces MSSVIITSIVAFTLIILLLVFILLFAQSKLVASGDVNIIINGDESNPVVASAGSTLLSTLGGQKIFLPSACGGGGTCAMCKCTVEEGGGEVLPTEVGHLSRAEQQSNVRLSCQVKVKQDMRIRIPEEIFGIKKWECEVLSNYNVSTFIKEFKVKLPEGETLDFESGGYIQIDVPEITVNFKDIDITPHPELEHPEDVYQSDWDKFGLWDLVMKNDEELFRAYSMANHPAEGNIIMLTIRIATPPWDRANNKWMDVNPGVCSSYVFSRKPGDKVTISGPYGEFHINPTEREMIYIGGGAGMAPLRSHIFHLFHTEKTNRKVSYWYGGRSKKELFYVPHFRDIEKDFDNFRFYIGLSEPLPEDNWKIKKSLEDREGDGYVGFIHQVLYDNYLKDHPEPDEVEYYLCGPPLMNSAVLKLLDDMGVPKENIRFDDFGG; this is translated from the coding sequence ATGAGTTCAGTAATTATTACGTCAATTGTAGCATTTACTTTGATCATATTGCTACTTGTTTTTATTCTGCTGTTTGCCCAGTCTAAGCTGGTTGCATCAGGAGATGTAAACATTATCATCAATGGAGATGAGTCCAATCCGGTGGTGGCATCTGCTGGATCCACGTTGCTATCTACCTTGGGTGGTCAGAAGATTTTTCTTCCTTCTGCCTGTGGCGGTGGCGGTACCTGTGCCATGTGCAAGTGTACGGTCGAAGAAGGCGGTGGAGAAGTATTGCCTACAGAAGTAGGGCACCTCAGCAGGGCCGAGCAACAAAGTAATGTAAGACTTTCCTGTCAGGTGAAGGTGAAGCAGGATATGAGGATTCGCATCCCCGAAGAGATCTTTGGTATCAAAAAATGGGAGTGTGAAGTGTTGTCTAACTACAACGTGTCCACCTTTATCAAAGAATTCAAGGTGAAACTTCCTGAAGGAGAGACATTGGATTTTGAATCTGGTGGGTATATCCAGATCGACGTTCCTGAAATTACTGTTAACTTCAAGGATATTGACATTACACCACATCCAGAACTGGAGCACCCGGAGGATGTTTATCAGAGTGATTGGGATAAGTTCGGTTTGTGGGATTTGGTGATGAAGAATGATGAGGAGCTTTTCAGAGCTTACTCCATGGCCAATCACCCTGCAGAAGGAAACATCATCATGTTGACCATCCGTATTGCCACCCCACCATGGGATAGGGCCAATAACAAATGGATGGATGTAAATCCAGGGGTTTGTTCATCTTACGTCTTCTCTCGTAAGCCAGGTGATAAGGTGACAATTTCCGGACCATATGGTGAATTCCACATTAATCCTACCGAAAGAGAGATGATTTATATCGGTGGTGGTGCAGGTATGGCCCCATTGAGATCGCACATCTTCCACCTTTTCCATACTGAAAAGACCAATAGGAAAGTGTCTTACTGGTATGGAGGTAGGTCTAAGAAAGAATTGTTCTATGTGCCTCACTTCAGGGATATCGAGAAGGATTTTGATAACTTCCGCTTCTATATTGGACTTTCTGAACCACTTCCTGAAGACAACTGGAAAATAAAGAAGAGCTTGGAGGATAGGGAAGGAGACGGCTATGTAGGGTTCATCCACCAGGTATTATATGATAATTACCTGAAGGATCATCCAGAGCCAGACGAGGTAGAATATTACTTGTGTGGACCTCCATTGATGAACTCAGCAGTCTTAAAGCTGTTGGATGATATGGGTGTTCCCAAAGAAAATATCAGATTTGACGACTTCGGTGGTTAA
- the accD gene encoding acetyl-CoA carboxylase, carboxyltransferase subunit beta: MAWFKRKDAGIKTSTKEKKDTPDGLWFKTPKGNIIHTRELKSNAYVCPDDDYHVKIGSKEYFEILFDGNEFQELDENMISGDPLDFVDSKPYTSRIEATINKTGLKDAVRTAVGKLDGQDLVVACMDFGFIGGSMGSVVGEKIARAIDHSLKNNIPFLMISKSGGARMMEAGFSLMQMAKTSAKLALLAEAKIPYISMLTDPTTGGVTASYAMLGDFNIAEPGALIGFAGPRVIRETIGKDLPKGFQSAEFVLEHGFLDFIVDRRQLKSRLSTLLRLLKK; the protein is encoded by the coding sequence ATGGCTTGGTTTAAGAGAAAAGACGCAGGTATTAAGACCTCAACAAAGGAGAAAAAAGATACACCGGATGGACTCTGGTTTAAAACTCCAAAAGGAAACATCATTCACACGCGGGAGCTGAAGAGTAATGCTTATGTATGCCCGGATGATGATTATCATGTGAAAATAGGCTCTAAGGAGTATTTCGAAATATTGTTCGATGGCAATGAATTTCAAGAGCTTGATGAAAACATGATCTCAGGTGACCCCTTGGATTTTGTGGACAGCAAGCCGTACACCTCACGTATCGAGGCGACCATCAATAAGACAGGCCTGAAAGATGCGGTCCGAACGGCCGTTGGAAAGTTGGACGGTCAAGACCTTGTCGTAGCCTGTATGGATTTTGGCTTTATCGGCGGATCAATGGGCTCGGTAGTGGGTGAAAAGATCGCCAGGGCCATAGACCACTCCCTGAAAAACAATATTCCATTTTTGATGATATCAAAGTCTGGTGGAGCCAGAATGATGGAGGCCGGGTTCAGTTTGATGCAGATGGCAAAGACCTCTGCGAAGCTTGCATTATTGGCAGAAGCTAAAATTCCTTATATATCCATGCTCACAGACCCTACTACAGGGGGTGTGACAGCCTCTTATGCGATGCTGGGGGATTTTAACATTGCCGAACCTGGTGCCCTTATTGGTTTTGCAGGTCCACGGGTTATTCGTGAGACCATCGGAAAAGACCTGCCTAAAGGATTCCAGAGTGCTGAGTTTGTACTGGAACATGGGTTCTTGGATTTCATCGTAGACAGACGACAATTGAAGTCCAGATTGTCCACTTTGCTGAGATTATTGAAGAAATAA
- a CDS encoding mechanosensitive ion channel family protein — protein MDEKLYFILLGLALLVGAHLLLWFVFKPVVKLFYKPSSQAGEKAMAQMSNSIKWGLFFVLFPVLEPYISPEGWAYFSQFKIFQILFIINLTWILTSLVKLLKFAFLDSHSYAKLDNLRERSLYTQVTFIQKIIVAIVFIVAFSAIMMHFDEAKKLGQGLLTSAGVAGIIIGLAAQKSIANFLAGFQIAFTQPIRIDDVVVVEGEWGKIEEINFTYVVVCVWDQRRLVLPINYFLEKPFQNWTRNTADIWGTVFLYVDHTIPVSDLKAKLKEILDSTDLWDRKVQVLQVTDVKESTVELRCLMSAKDSPSAFDLRCLVREQMITYIQEKYPDSLPKARVLMRQPEEVKNT, from the coding sequence ATGGATGAAAAGCTATATTTTATCCTTCTTGGATTAGCCTTGCTTGTGGGAGCGCACTTATTGCTGTGGTTTGTTTTCAAGCCAGTGGTCAAACTCTTCTACAAGCCGAGTTCCCAGGCTGGAGAGAAAGCCATGGCTCAAATGAGCAATTCTATAAAGTGGGGGTTGTTTTTTGTGCTTTTCCCAGTGCTTGAGCCGTATATTTCACCTGAAGGGTGGGCCTATTTTAGCCAATTTAAGATTTTTCAGATCCTGTTTATCATCAACCTCACTTGGATTTTGACATCCTTGGTCAAGTTGTTGAAGTTCGCTTTTCTGGACAGCCATTCCTACGCAAAGCTGGACAATCTTCGTGAGCGTAGCCTCTACACGCAGGTGACCTTTATCCAAAAAATAATAGTGGCCATCGTTTTCATTGTGGCTTTTTCTGCAATTATGATGCATTTTGATGAGGCCAAGAAGCTTGGGCAAGGGTTGTTGACATCAGCAGGGGTGGCCGGTATCATTATTGGTTTGGCAGCCCAAAAGTCCATTGCCAATTTTTTGGCGGGTTTTCAAATTGCCTTTACCCAGCCTATCCGTATTGATGATGTGGTCGTCGTGGAAGGAGAATGGGGGAAGATTGAAGAGATTAATTTTACCTATGTGGTGGTCTGTGTTTGGGACCAGCGGAGGTTGGTACTGCCGATTAATTATTTTTTGGAGAAGCCCTTTCAGAACTGGACGCGGAATACAGCGGATATCTGGGGGACGGTATTTTTATATGTGGATCATACGATTCCCGTTTCGGACCTAAAGGCAAAACTCAAAGAAATCCTGGATAGTACTGACCTGTGGGACAGAAAGGTACAGGTGCTTCAGGTGACCGATGTGAAGGAAAGTACCGTCGAACTACGCTGTCTCATGAGTGCCAAGGACAGTCCTTCTGCATTTGATTTACGCTGTTTGGTGAGGGAGCAAATGATTACCTATATTCAGGAGAAATATCCTGATTCCTTACCAAAAGCACGGGTTTTAATGCGCCAACCGGAAGAGGTAAAAAATACTTAA
- a CDS encoding carbon starvation CstA family protein gives MSLAPLLLLAAITLIAAYFIYGKFVFKKFDIRNSHVTPSHKYQDGVDYEPSRPIVVLGHHFASIAGAGPIVGPIIAVTFGWIPAVIWILVGGIFFGAVHDLGSMVASLRSEGKSIGTIIKQNIGQSGKQLFMLFSFSTLILVIAVFADIIAKTFINNPGVASASILFILLAIVFGLINKMVAHRKSLFLLTSVVGVGLMYYFVYLGMQLPFELDYKVWLYVLLAYAFIASVTPVSLLLQPRDYLNSFLLYGLIIFAVLGIFYANPDIKMDHQIHLASDNLGYLFPVLFVTIACGAISGFHSLVASGTTSKQIDKEGDAKIVGFGGMLIESFLAIISVGAVIILSREEYTMALSAKGPVTMFSDGLGAMMASLGIPEELAVSFVALTVSAFALTTLDTCTRLARFTFQEYFEGAKGPVGKTFASNRYISTSIVVILSILLISSGGFTTLWPIFGSANQLLAALALLAVAVWLIKKNVNATFVIIPMFFMFTVTLTSLGIFAWKNFQEKAYILTTIAGGLFILSVVLIILAKKSLASHAPLSASQN, from the coding sequence ATGTCCCTCGCCCCGCTCTTACTCCTTGCCGCGATCACGCTCATTGCCGCTTATTTCATATACGGGAAGTTTGTTTTCAAGAAATTTGATATCCGCAACAGCCATGTTACCCCTTCCCACAAATACCAAGATGGAGTAGATTATGAGCCAAGCAGACCCATCGTCGTGTTAGGGCACCACTTCGCCTCCATTGCGGGAGCAGGCCCTATTGTGGGTCCGATCATTGCCGTAACTTTTGGGTGGATTCCAGCGGTAATTTGGATTTTGGTAGGAGGGATTTTTTTTGGTGCAGTACATGATCTGGGCAGTATGGTGGCCTCCCTACGCAGCGAAGGTAAATCCATTGGCACCATCATCAAACAAAATATTGGCCAAAGCGGCAAACAGCTTTTTATGTTATTTAGCTTTTCCACCCTCATTTTGGTGATAGCTGTCTTTGCGGACATCATTGCCAAAACCTTCATCAATAATCCTGGCGTAGCATCTGCATCAATCCTCTTTATCCTATTGGCGATCGTTTTCGGCTTGATCAATAAAATGGTAGCCCATCGAAAAAGCCTGTTTTTACTGACCTCGGTAGTCGGAGTAGGACTGATGTATTACTTCGTTTATTTGGGCATGCAGCTGCCCTTTGAGCTGGACTATAAAGTGTGGCTTTACGTCCTCTTGGCCTATGCCTTTATCGCTTCTGTGACACCTGTATCCTTATTGCTACAGCCACGGGATTACCTTAATAGCTTTCTCCTCTATGGGCTTATCATTTTTGCCGTACTGGGCATCTTTTATGCCAACCCAGACATCAAAATGGACCATCAGATTCACCTGGCTTCTGATAACCTTGGCTATTTATTTCCTGTCCTATTTGTGACCATTGCCTGTGGGGCGATCAGTGGATTCCATAGCTTGGTGGCTTCCGGAACCACCTCCAAGCAGATCGACAAAGAAGGAGATGCCAAAATCGTGGGCTTCGGAGGAATGCTCATTGAATCATTTCTTGCCATCATTTCAGTAGGGGCAGTGATCATTCTTAGCCGGGAAGAATATACCATGGCCTTATCGGCCAAAGGGCCTGTCACAATGTTTTCGGATGGCCTGGGAGCGATGATGGCCAGCCTAGGGATTCCTGAGGAGCTGGCGGTGAGCTTTGTGGCCCTCACGGTGTCGGCCTTTGCACTGACGACCCTTGACACTTGTACCCGGCTGGCACGCTTTACTTTTCAGGAGTATTTTGAAGGTGCAAAGGGCCCCGTTGGAAAAACATTTGCCTCCAACAGATACATCAGCACGAGCATTGTCGTGATACTTTCAATACTCTTGATAAGCTCTGGAGGATTTACGACGCTATGGCCGATATTTGGCTCCGCCAATCAATTACTTGCTGCCCTCGCCTTGCTTGCGGTAGCGGTTTGGCTGATCAAAAAGAACGTAAACGCCACGTTCGTCATCATACCGATGTTTTTCATGTTTACCGTGACCCTCACGTCATTGGGGATATTCGCATGGAAAAATTTTCAGGAAAAAGCCTATATCCTGACCACCATTGCCGGTGGCTTGTTCATACTTTCTGTGGTACTGATCATTCTGGCCAAGAAAAGTTTGGCTTCGCATGCTCCCTTATCTGCCTCCCAAAATTAA